The following proteins are encoded in a genomic region of Corylus avellana chromosome ca4, CavTom2PMs-1.0:
- the LOC132179537 gene encoding uncharacterized protein LOC132179537, whose protein sequence is MYVTRPLSRYKKFPSELSLPPPEGPNSGILVILDEEAEATCCFGSCKTHEIKDLPFPQNKNLTLRYSTGVGKNEDTSHFYAALIPVVNHPLSSNRYYAVKTRGSHKGEAYANSKEEDKGSCFCFSYVRDVPPKPLDPNDADQQFEIFRKRGGFVAKSLSLDGFPPTFLGREGWNVSTSTPRDFHLGDAPGLDNALRARLPDFNFPLSHKSCQPVVVGKWYSPFMFVREGALKNQMRRSMYYEITLEQRWERMFACEHDNESQGNGVAVDAVVQREVVSVAGREAADVNVVDGVMWFRSFSEKGEEMSAGLSLLVVERMKWEQERVGWVGGEEKQVTLKRVEEFGGNEGWRNFGFYVLVERFVVKRMDGSLVLTYDFNHIQQSRGKWE, encoded by the exons ATGTATGTGACAAGACCTCTTTCTCGGTACAAAAAGTTTCCTTCCGAGCTCTCATTGCCGCCCCCTGAAGGTCCAAATTCCGGTATTTTGGTAATCCTAGACGAAGAAGCCGAGGCTACTTGTTGTTTCGGATCGTGCAAGACTCATGAGATCAAGGACCTACCTTTCcctcaaaacaaaaacctcaCGCTTCGGTATTCAACAGGCGTTGGCAAGAACGAAGATACTTCTCATTTTTACGCAGCCTTAATTCCAGTTGTTAATCATCCATTATCTTCCAATCGGTACTATGCAGTTAAGACAAGAGGGAGCCATAAAGG GGAAGCATATGCAAATTCCAAAGAGGAGGACAAGGGAAGCTGCTTCTGCTTCAGTTATGTTCGTGATGTGCCACCAAAGCCTTTGGATCCCAACGACGCAGACCAGCAATTTGAGATATTTCGAAAGCGTGGGGGTTTTGTCGCCAAATCCTTATCTCTAGATGGGTTCCCTCCAACTTTCCTCGGAAGAGAAGGGTGGAATGTGAGTACCTCAACTCCCCGCGATTTCCATTTAGGTGACGCACCAGGCCTAGACAATGCCCTCCGTGCTCGCCTTCCAGACTTCAACTTCCCGCTATCGCACAAGAGTTGTCAGCCAGTGGTTGTAGGAAAGTGGTATTCTCCTTTCATGTTTGTTAGGGAAGGAGcattgaaaaatcaaatgcGTAGATCAATGTATTACGAGATCACGCTCGAGCAGAGATGGGAGCGAATGTTCGCATGTGAACATGATAATGAAAGCCAAGGTAATGGTGTGGCTGTGGATGCTGTTGTTCAAAGAGAAGTTGTCTCAGTTGCTGGAAGGGAAGCTGCGGATGTAAATGTGGTTGACGGGGTGATGTGGTTTAGGAGCTTCAGCGAAAAGGGAGAAGAAATGAGTGCGGGGTTGAGCTTACTGGTCGTTGAGAGAATGAAGTGGGAGCAGGAAAGGGTTGGATGGGTTGGGGGGGAAGAGAAGCAAGTGACACTGAAGAGAGTAGAGGAGTTTGGAGGTAATGAGGGGTGGAggaattttggtttttatgttttggttgaGAGGTTTGTGGTGAAACGAATGGATGGGAGCCTGGTATTAACATATGATTTCAACCACATTCAACAGAGTAGGGGAAAATGGGAGTAA
- the LOC132176905 gene encoding mRNA export factor GLE1-like — MDCKVLKHSSCQSIYGCCSVCVPASFALFRKYKSQLMKMLSIISDNFLEALKAREEPRFRATIVKIQSYMEDKRFLKEPEGRGLQGSLLSECYGARARLPRIVSSPATY, encoded by the exons ATGGATTGCAAGGTTCTTAAACACTCTTCCTGCCAATCGATATACGGCTGTTGCTCTGTATGCGTTCCTGCAA GCTTTGCTCTCTTCAGAAAATACAAATCTCAGTTAATGAAGATGCTTAGCATCATCTCTGACAACTTTCTGGAAGCGCTGAAAGCACGCGAAGAGCCCAGGTTTAGGGCAACCATCGTCAAGATCCAATCCTACATGGAAGACAAGAGGTTCCTTAAGGAGCCAGAGGGAAGGGGTCTGCAAGGTTCTTTGCTATCTGAGTGTTATGGTGCCAGAGCAAGGTTACCAAGAATCGTATCATCGCCAGCCACCTATTAG
- the LOC132178404 gene encoding uncharacterized protein LOC132178404 yields MIAGLILEVVERMKWEEGRVGGKEKHVTLKRVEEFGGKGGWRKFGFYVLVERFVVKRMDGSLTKNCEDSLRGNMYVTRPLSRYKKFPSELSLPHPEGPNSGILVILDEEAEATCCFGSCKTDKINDLPFPHNKNLTLMYSTSDKTSYFYAALIPVFNQPLSSNRYYAIKTQGSHKGEAYTNSKEEDKGTCFCFSYVRDVPPKPLDPNDADQQFEIFRKSGGFVVKSLSLDGFPPTFLGREVWEVYTSTPRDFHLGDAPGVDNVLRARLPDFNFPLSHKSCQPVVVGKWYSPFMFVREGLLPLKDQMRRSMYYEITLEQRWERMFACERDNESPGNGVAVDAVVQREVVSVAGREAADVNVVDGVMWFRSFSKKGEEMIAGLSLLVVGRMKWEQERVGWVGGEEKQVTLKRVEEFGGNGGWRNFGFYVLVERFVVKRMDGSLLLTYDFNHNQQSRGKWE; encoded by the exons ATGATTGCGGGGTTGATCTTAGAAGTCGTTGAGAGAATGAAGTGGGAGGAGGGAAGGGTTGGGGGGAAAGAGAAGCATGTGACACTGAAGAGAGTGGAGGAGTTTGGAGGGAAGGGGGGATGGAGGAAATTTGGTTTTTATGTTCTGGTTGAGAGGTTTGTGGTGAAACGAATGGATGGGAGCCTG ACTAAAAATTGTGAAGATAGCTTGAGAGGAAATATGTATGTAACAAGACCTCTTTCTCGGTACAAAAAGTTTCCTTCCGAGCTCTCATTGCCGCACCCTGAAGGTCCAAATTCCGGTATTTTGGTAATCCTAGACGAAGAAGCCGAGGCTACTTGTTGTTTCGGATCGTGCAAGACTGATAAGATCAATGACCTACCTTTCCCTCATAACAAAAACCTCACGCTTATGTATTCAACAAGCGataaaacttcttatttttACGCAGCCTTAATTCCAGTTTTTAATCAGCCACTATCTTCCAATCGGTACTATGCAATAAAGACACAAGGGAGCCATAAAGG GGAAGCGTATACAAATTCCAAAGAGGAGGACAAGGGAACCTGCTTCTGCTTCAGTTATGTTCGTGATGTGCCACCAAAGCCTTTGGATCCCAACGACGCAGACCAGCAATTTGAGATATTTCGAAAGAGTGGGGGTTTTGTCGTCAAATCCTTATCTCTAGATGGGTTCCCTCCAACTTTCCTCGGAAGAGAAGTGTGGGAAGTGTATACCTCAACTCCCCGCGATTTCCATTTAGGTGACGCACCAGGCGTAGACAATGTCCTCCGTGCTCGCCTTCCAGACTTCAACTTCCCGCTATCGCACAAGAGTTGTCAGCCAGTGGTTGTAGGAAAGTGGTATTCTCCTTTCATGTTTGTTAGGGAAGGACTCCTTCCATTGAAAGATCAAATGCGTAGATCAATGTATTATGAGATCACGCTCGAGCAGAGATGGGAGCGAATGTTCGCATGTGAGCGTGATAATGAAAGCCCAGGCAATGGTGTGGCTGTGGATGCTGTTGTTCAAAGAGAAGTTGTCTCAGTTGCTGGAAGGGAAGCTGCGGATGTAAATGTGGTTGATGGGGTGATGTGGTTTAGGAGCTTCAGCAAAAAGGGAGAAGAAATGATTGCGGGGTTGAGCTTATTGGTCGTTGGGAGAATGAAATGGGAGCAGGAAAGGGTTGGATGGGTTGGGGGGGAAGAGAAGCAAGTTACACTGAAGAGAGTAGAGGAGTTTGGAGGTAATGGGGGGTGGAggaattttggtttttatgttttggttgaGAGGTTTGTGGTGAAACGAATGGATGGGAGCCTGTTATTAACATATGATTTCAACCACAATCAACAGAGTCGGGGAAAATGGGAGTAA
- the LOC132179541 gene encoding uncharacterized protein LOC132179541: MYVTRHLSAYRRSPDALSLPPPEGPSSGILVIQDEESEPTCCFGLCKSIDIKHLPFPQNKSLEHRYSTGFASTQVLHFQNIIFIPVINQPLSSNLYYAIQYKKHKGEAYTSSTAEDETTCCFGGYATDVPPQPLDPTNVNQQFEIRLRGGIVNDWGGRFTAKSVAPDGFPPFILGKVKWKVRASASPEFDLGEAQGVDTTLRAHLPEFTFPLSNRSSQPVVVGKWYCPFVFVREGTLKSWKDAMTNLIYYEMKLEQKWEQIFACENKSEGNAVVVDALVEREVVTVGGREAVVDERNVGDSLVWFRSNGDAGEETCVALSEVIVERMKWEQERAGWVGGDGKQVRVKRVEEFGGKGGWRKFGCYVLVERFVLKRLHGGLVLSYDFKHTHQIRSKWE, translated from the exons ATGTATGTAACAAGACATCTTTCAGCGTACAGAAGGTCTCCTGATGCCCTCTCCTTGCCTCCACCGGAGGGTCCGAGTTCTGGTATTCTGGTCATCCAAGATGAAGAATCGGAGCCAACTTGTTGTTTCGGATTGTGCAAGAGTATTGACATCAAGCACCTTCCTTTTCCTCAGAACAAGAGCCTGGAACATCGATACTCAACAGGCTTCGCATCTACCCAAGTTCTTCATTTTCAGAACATTATCTTCATTCCAGTCATTAACCAGCCCCTGTCTTCCAATCTCTACTACGCGATACAATACAAGAAGCATAAAGG GGAAGCGTACACAAGTTCAACGGCGGAGGATGAGACCACCTGCTGTTTCGGCGGATACGCCACCGATGTGCCACCACAACCTTTGGATCCCACCAACGTAAATCAGCAATTTGAGATCCGTCTCAGAGGAGGAATCGTCAATGATTGGGGGGGTCGTTTTACTGCCAAATCCGTAGCTCCAGATGGGTTTCCTCCATTTATTTTGGGGAAAGTAAAGTGGAAAGTGCGTGCCTCAGCTTCCCCTGAATTCGATTTAGGTGAAGCGCAAGGCGTTGACACAACCCTCCGTGCCCACCTACCAGAATTCACCTTCCCATTATCAAACAGGAGCTCCCAACCTGTGGTGGTGGGAAAATGGTATTGTCCCTTCGTGTTTGTTAGGGAAGGAACACTGAAATCGTGGAAGGATGCGATGACTAATTTGATATATTACGAGATGAAGCTGGAGCAaaaatgggaacaaatatttgcATGTGAGAATAAGAGTGAAGGCAACGCTGTGGTTGTGGATGCTCTTGTGGAAAGAGAAGTTGTCACAGTTGGTGGAAGGGAAGCTGTGGTTGATGAGAGGAATGTGGGTGATAGCTTGGTGTGGTTTAGGAGCAATGGGGACGCGGGAGAAGAAACTTGTGTGGCGTTAAGTGAAGTAATAGTCGAGAGAATGAAGTGGGAGCAGGAAAGGGCCGGGTGGGTTGGGGGAGATGGAAAGCAGGTGAGGGTCAAGAGAGTAGAGGAGTTTGGGGGGAAAGGTGGGTGGAGGAAATTTGGTTGTTATGTTTTGGTTGAGCGGTTTGTATTGAAGCGACTGCATGGAGGCTTGGTGCTAAGCTATGATTTCAAGCACACTCATCAGATTAGGAGCAAATGGGAATGA